TCTGAGATCCCTGTTGAACTTCCGAAATCATTAACACTTACAATCAACAAAAAAGCCGCTGAGGAGCAAGGTGTTGAAGTCAAGGAAGCATGGGGAGACGACGCTGAGTTTTACGAAGAATAAGAGAAAGGATGATTCAACTTGTTTACTTCAATATTTGGAGCATTTGAGTCCGGCATTATCTATGCCATCATGGCTCTGGGTGTATACTTATCCTTTCGGGTACTTGATTTTCCGGATTTGACGGTTGATGGCAGCTTCGTAACTGGAGCTGCGGTCGCCGCCATCATGATTGTAAATGGAGCGAATCCATTTGCTGCTACGATGGTAGCAATGGTTGCAGGTTTCATTGCTGGATGCTTGACAGGCTTCATTCATACAGTCGGTAAGGTCAATGCGCTTCTGTCGGGAATCCTGATGATGATCGCCTTGTATTCTATCAATCTAAGAATCATGGGCAAATCAAATGTACCGCTGCTGAATACCGATACTGCCATGACAGCGGTAAGGGACTTTTTCGAAAAAACGGGAATTGACGGTTTCTTCAATGGAATCCTGACGGCAGTCGGACTTGGCGACAGTCTCCCGAGAACATGGGGAATCCTGCTGTTCATGATTGTCGTCACGCTGGCAATCAAATTCCTTACGGATGCTTTCCTTAAAACAGAACTTGGACTGGCAATCCGGGCAACTGGCGACAACAAAAGAATGATCCGCAGTTTTTCTTCTAATACGAACCTGATGATCATCCTAGGTCTTGGCCTTTCAAATGCGATGGTAGCTTTTTCTGGCGCATTGATCGCCCAGCAGGGTGGTTTTGCGGACGTTGGTATGGGGATCGGGATGATTATCATCGGTCTTGCGTCTGTCATCATCGGTGAGGCTTTGTTCGGTACAAAATCGATTGCTAGAACAACGCTCGCTGTTATTGGCGGAGCGATCATCTATCGAATCGTAGTCACACTAGCCCTAAGGGTGGAGTTCCTTGAGCCAGGCGACATGAAGCTGATCACGGCTATTATCGTCATAATGGCACTGACTGCACCGAAAATGATAGATAGCTACAAAGAGAAAAAACGGAAGGTGAAAAGACAGCTTGAGCACATGAAGATGTCAGCTGTTCCTTCTGAAGGAAAGGGTGAAGCTGGTGCTGCACTTAAATCAGATTCATAGAGTCTTCAATGAGGGTACTCCCGATGAGAAAATCGCCCTGGATAATATAAATCTCACCTTGGAAAAAGGAGACTTCGTCACTGTCATCGGGAGTAACGGGGCCGGAAAGTCAACGTTAATGAACGTCATTTCCGGTGTCATGATACCAGACCATGGACAGGTAGAACTGGATAGTAAGGATGTAACATACATGAGCGAATATAACCGCTCGAAATTGATTGGCCGAGTATTCCAGGATCCGATGGCTGGCACTGCTCCAAGCATGACAATTGAAGAAAACCTGGCGATTGCCTATTCAAGGAACAAGCGTCGCTCTCTGCGCCGAGGCGTCACGAAAAAACGCCGTGAACTTTTCCAGGAGGTACTTGAATCATTGCACCTGGGACTTGAAAATCGCTTGAATGCGAAGGTTGGCCTGTTATCAGGAGGAGAACGCCAGGCCTTATCCCTGCTGATGGCAACATTCACTGAGCCGTCCATTCTTTTACTGGATGAGCATACCGCGGCACTTGATCCTGCTCGTGCCGAGTTAATCACCAATCTAACAAAAGAAATCGTCGATAAATACCATCTCACTACACTGATGGTTACGCACAACATGCAGCAGGCACTCGATCTCGGCAACAGGCTGATTATGATGGACAAAGGCCAGATCATCCTCGAGGTGAACGAAGAACAAAAAGCAAAGCTGACAATCGAAGACTTGCTCAATGAGTTCCAGCGGATCCGTGGTACAAAACTGGCAAGCGACCGCGCATTGTTAGGATAGAAAAAATGCCAGGAATATAAAAATTTGCACATTTGAAAAAGTCGAAGTGATTCCATTATTTTGGAATTATTCCGGCTTTTTTTATTGTTATATCTTTAACAGCACCAGGTTGATTGGAACGGAAGGTGCGTAGACTCCTGCGGGATCAGCGGGACAGGTGAGACCCCGCAGGCGCTTTAGCGCTGAGGAGGCTCACCGCACGCCCCGCGGAAAGCGAAGCAACCTGGAGTGGAAATCAACCGTCCCAAATTCTAATCATAACTTTTGGAGTCAAATATTATACCAATATTATTTTTAAGAAAATACCAAAATTTCTTACAATTTATTGACCGTTTATTTAACGAAATGTTATGATAGCGTTAAATAAACGTTATACATATTTGCAACTTGGAAAGGTGGGATATGATGCGAGATGGTTTGATCGCTGGGCATACGGCTTCCATCGATGTCATTGTTACACCAGATATGTTTGCCCGCTTTGAGGGAAAAGTCGTCCACCCGGTATACTCCACTGTTTCGATGGTGTATCACATGGAGTGGGTATCGAGGCAGATTATTATTCCCTTTTTAGAGGATCATGAAGAAGGTATGGGCGGCGCTGTGACAGTAAAACACATCGCTCCATGTATCGAGGGTGCTGAGGTGACTGTAACCGCAACCGTTACGGGACTAGAGGGAAATACAATCCTTACCGACGTAAAGGCTGAAAGCAAAGGCCGTTTGATCGGACTGGGAAAAGTCAAGCAAGTTGTCCTTCCTAAAGAGAAGATAAAGGAATTACTTACAGGCAGCTAAAATTTTTGCGCAAAAATGAAAGCGCTAACATGGTTTAACGGAATAAAGGGGGAAAGAACAATGGATATGTTCGAACAAATTCGTGAACACGAGCAGGTAGTATTTTGTAATGATGAAGCAACGGGACTTAAGGCGATTATTGCAATCCATAGCACACGGTTGGGGCCGGCTTTGGGCGGATGCCGTATGTACCCTTATAAATCAGTTGATGATGCACTTGAAGATGTACTGCGGCTTTCTAAAGGCATGACGTACAAATGTGCTGCGGCTGACGTCGACTTCGGTGGAGGGAAGGCTGTTATCATTGGCGATCCTACTAAGGATAAGAGCCCGGAATTATTCAGGGCATTTGGCCAGTTTGTAGAGTCGATCCAGGGCCGTTTTTATACGGGAACAGATATGGGGACAGATCCGGAAGACTTTGTCCATGCACTAAAAGAAACGAATTGTATCGTTGGTGTCGATGAAGTTTATGGCGGCAGCGGTGATTCTTCAGTACCAACGGCTCAAGGCGTCATCTTTGGTTTGCAGGCAACGAGCAAGGCGCTTTGGGATACAGATGATTTATCAGGGAAATCCTATGCAATCCAGGGGCTGGGCAAGGTTGGCTACAAGGTAGCAGAGTACCTGCTGGAAAATGGGGCAGACCTGTATGTAACAGATATCAACCAGAAAGCGATCGACCAAATTGTCCAGAAAGCGAAGGATATGGGAGCGGGCATCAAGGTTGTAAACAGTGACGAAATCTATTCCCAGCCTGCAGACGTTTTCATTCCATGCGCAATGGGAGGAATCATTAACGATGAGACGATTCCACAGCTTCAGGTCAAAGCGGTGGTTGGGTCAGCGAATAATCAGCTCAAAGAAGAAAGACACGGTCACATCCTTCAGGAGAAAGGGATTCTTTATGCGCCTGATTATATTGTCAACGCTGGCGGGTTGATCCAGGTGGCGGATGAGCTATATTCACCTAACAAGGAACGAGTCTTAAAGAAGACGAAGGCTATCTATAATTCTCTTTTAAATATTTACAGGCAGGCAGAGGGTGAAGGAATCACCACTGTAGAAGCGGCGAATAAATTCTGTGAAAACCGCATCGAAGCCAGAACAAGACGCAATAGCTTCTTCTCTCATATGAAGCGTCCTAAATGGGCAGTAAGGATGTAATAGATTCATAGACTTTAAAAAAAGGGTGAGCCGATGGAAAAGGATTTTCCGATTTTTCAAGTGATGGACCAAAACGGAAACATTGTGTCTGAGGAATATAAGGAATTGGTGACCGAGGAACGAGTGAAAAAGTTTTATTCTGAAATGGTAAGGATCCGGACGCTGGACAGGAAATCAATCAGTCTCCAGCGGCAGGGCAGAATCGGAACATATGCGCCATTTGAAGGGCAGGAAGCATCCCAGGTAGGAACGGCTCTCGCGCTTGACAGTGAAGACTGGATGTTTCCGACCTACCGTGATCATGGAGCGGCTACAGTGTTCGGCCACTCGCTGAGGAATATTTTATTGTTCTGGAACGGACGGAACGAGGGCTGTGTGCCGCCGGATGGAAAAAAAATCTTCCCGCCAGCTATACCAATCGCCACACAAATTCCGCACGCTGCGGGTGCTGCTTTTGCAGAAAAACAAAAAGGCACAAAGAATGCGGCGATTTGTTATTTCGGCGATGGTGCGACATCAGAAGGGGACTTTCATGAAGGCTTGAATTTTGCCAGCGTCTTCAAATCTCCGGTCGTCTATTTTTGCCAGAATAATCAATACGCGATATCCGTCCCAATCAGCAAACAAATGAATTCCGCAACGATCGCACAAAAAGCTCTTGCATATGATATTCCGGGCGTTAGAGTGGATGGAAACGATGTTTTTGCCGTTTTTGCTGAAACAGAAAAGGCTTTAGAGCGTGCACGCAATGGCGATGGGCCAACACTTATTGAAGCAATGACGTGGCGGTATGGATCCCATACAACCGCTGATGATGCCACAAAATATCGTGACCAGGGAGAAAGTGCTCTTAAGCGAATGGAAACCGATCCATTGCTAAGACTGGAACGCTGGCTGAAAAATGAAGGGCTTTTCGATGAAGCATGGGTGAAGGAAGTAGAAGAGCAGGCAGCTGCAGAAATTGACGCAGCTGTACAGGAAATGGAAAAGTTCCCTAAAGCTGACCCTGCCGTGATCTTTGATTATGTTTTTGAAAAGCCTACGTGGACAATTGAGAAGCAAAAACGGGAATACCTTGAGCTGATCGGAGGTGAAGCATGATGGAAATAGCGCTTCAGACTAAGACTTTGACCCTGGTCCAGGCGATCACAGATGGACTTGATACGATGCTTGGTGAAAGCAAGGAGGTCATCCTTCTTGGCGAAGATATCGGAAAAAACGGCGGGGTTTTCCGGGCAACCGATGGCTTGCAGGAAAAGTATGGAGAGGACCGCGTCATAGACACTCCTTTAAGTGAAGCTGGTTTTGTTGGTGCAGCGATCGGCATGGCAGTGAATGGGTTCAGGCCAGTTGTGGAAATCCAGTTCCTTGGCTTCATCTATCCTGCCTATGAACAAATCATGACCCATGCTTCAAGACTTCGAATGAGAACAATGGGTCACTTCACTGTGCCGATGGTCATTCGTGCTCCATATGGCGCTGGTGTTCGTGCACCTGAAATTCATTGTGACAGCACGGAATCGCTTTTTACCCATATGCCAGGCATGAAAGTGGTCTGTCCATCCAATGCCTACGATGCAAAAGGGCTCATGATTGCTGCCATCGAAGATCCCGATCCTGTTCTTTTCCTAGAACCAATGAGAAGCTACCGTTCCTCTCGTAATGAGGTACCTGAAGGGAAGTACGTAGTTGAAATAGGCAAAGGAAAGAAATTGACTGAAGGGGAAGATGTGACGGTCATCTCCTGGGGAGCCATGGTTCCGGTTGCAATGAAGGCTGCAGAAGAGATGAATCAGAAGGGAATCAATTGTGAGGTCATTGATTTAAGAACACTCTATCCGATTGACAAGGACCTTGTCATAGAGTCAGTCCAGAAAACCGGGCGGACGGTAATAGTTCATGAAGCCCATGCGACAGGAGGCACTGGCAGTGATTTGATTTCATTGATCAATGATGAAGCATTCCTTTACCAAAAGGCTCCTGCAGAAAGAGTGACAGGCTATGATACGCCTGTGCCGTATTTTGGGTTTGAAGATCATTATCTGCCGACGCCGAAAAGAGTCGCAGCTGCAATAGAGAAAGTAATGAAGTTTTAGGAGGCGTGCCGATGGTTGAAGTAAAGCTCCACGATATTGGGGAAGGCATGACCGAAGCGGACATCAATTGTTACCTGGTGAAGCCGGGGGATTTCGTCAAGGCAGATGATCCTTTGGTGGAGGTCCAGACAGACAAGATGACCGCAGAGATTCCTGCTCCCCGCTCAGGTGTAATTAAAGAATTGCTGTTATCACCGGGGCAAACGGTACAGGTAGGGACTACCCTGCTGATCATGGAAGACCGTTCCGGTGGAGATCATTCAGCAGAGTTCCAGAAGGTAAATGACATAATAAAGAAAGAATCCCAGCCTGCGGAAGCTGCAATTGCTGTATTGGACAGACCCGCTCAAGTAAAGGTTCCTGTAGGTGTGAGTGCGAGATTGGGGCAGATTCTTGCATCTCCTTATACAAGGAAAGTTGCACGCGAAAATGGCGTCAATATTATGGAGATTAAAGGAACCGGTCCAGCAGGCCGAATCACCGAAGAGGATGTATTGGCCTTTGTTAAATTAAGAGAGGCTGGGGTTGCGAACACTTCGGAACCAGGCTCCGAGCAGCAGGTTCCGAACGTTTCGAAAGCAGGTTCTGAGAATCTGGTTCCGAAGGTTTCGGAAGCAAGTTCCGAACTGCAGGCTCCGAATGTTTCAGAATCTGGTTCCGAAGAACAGCATACTGTCGTTCACAAGGATACAATGCCATTCCGCGGCCGCCGCAAACAGATTGCGAAAAAGATGGTCCAATCCATGTACACCATCCCTCACTGCACCCATTTTGAGGAGATTGATGTTAGCGAGTTGATCGCTTTAAGGGGAGAAATCAAGGAAGCCGGAAACTCAATTTCTGCGACCGCTTTCTTCATTAAAGCTCTTTCGATTGGGTTAAAAGAATTCCCTGTGTTTAATGCAAAGCTCGATGAAGAAAATGAAAGCATCCAGCTGCTGCGTGAGCATCATGTCGGGATTGCTGTGGACACTCCGGATGGATTGATTGTACCGGTTATCCGCAATGTGGAGAAAAAGAACTTGAAGCAAATCCATAATGAAATGAAGCGTCTGACAAAGCTTGCACTTGATGACAAGCTAACGGTCAAGGATATATCGGGCGGTACCTTCACAATAAGCAATGTCGGTCCGCTGGGCGGCAGCATTGGTGCCACACCGATCATCCAGCATCCGCAGACAGCGCTCGTTTCATTCCATAAGACAAAGAAGCGGCCAGTTGTCACGGATCAAGATGAAATTGCAATCAGGTCAATTATGAATCTATCAATGGCATTTGACCATAGAGTCGCAGACGGTGCAACAGCTGTGGCTTTCACCAACCGTTTCGCACAGCTGATTGAAAACCCAAAATTGATGCTGCTGGAATTGATGTAACAGATAATATGAAAGGCCTCTTTAGTGCTCAAAAGCATTATAGCTTTACATCGTGCTCTTGAGAGTGCAAGGACAATTACTATAAAATTATTTTAAATATTATAAATATTCTTTCGGGAGGTTTTACAATGCAAGAAAAAGTGATGGTATCTGGCCAAAGTACAGAGGACTTTTTTCCGGTCCAGGATGTTGATTATTTAGAGCTATACGTAGGGAATGCCAAGCAGGCAGCTCACTTTTTCCAGACGGCTTTCGGTTTTAAGGTAGTTGCATATTCCGGACTTGAGACAGGCAACCGCGAAACAGCGTCCTTTGTACTTCAACAGCGTAAAATCCGCCTGGTTGTAACTGGAACATACAATGACTCTTCACGCGTTGCTCAGTTTGTAAAGACTCATGGAGATGGCGTCAAGGATATCGCGCTTGCAGTTGATGATGTCGATAAGGCGTATGAGGGAGCGGTTAAGCGAGGAGCAATCGAGATCCAGCTGCCGCATGAGGTTTCTGATGAGCACGGTACGTTAAAAAAGGCAGTCATCGGTACATATGGTGACACGATCCATACTTTAGTTGAAAGAAAAGATTATAAAGGTATTTTCATGCCTGGTTATGTTGAGCATGAATCGGCTGTTCCTGTGAATGACGCAGGGTTCATCGGCATCGACCACGTTGTTGGCAATGTTGAGAGAATGGAAGAATGGGTTAACTATTATGCGAATGTCATGGGCTTCAAGGAGATGAAGCACTTTACAGATAAGGACATCGTGACAGAGTATTCAGCGCTGATGTCCAAGGTTATGCACAATGGCGGCCGCATCAAATTCCCGATCAATGAGCCTGCAGAAGGAAAGCGCAAATCGCAAATCCAGGAATACCTTGAGTTCTACAACGGACCTGGTGTCCAGCATCTTGCGATTTTGACAGAAGACATCGTCAGCACTGTAGCACAATTGCGTAAAAATGGTGTGGAATTCTTGAACACTCCTGATTCTTACTACGAAATGCTATCTGAGCGCGTCGGAGAAATTGATGAAGAAATCGATAAACTTAAAGAGCTTAGTATATTAGTAGACCGTGATGACGAAGGCTATTTGCTGCAGATCTTCACAAAACCGATCGTCGACCGTCCGACGCTGTTCATTGAGATCATCCAGCGTAAAGGTGCTAGAGGCTTCGGTGAAGGAAACTTCAAAGCGCTATTCGAATCAATCGAGCGTGAACAGGAAAGACGCGGCAACCTTTAATAGCCGGGAGAGAAGGGGGCGGTTCGCTCCCTTTTCGTTATAAGTGCGACTGATTATGGGGGGATCATCTTGAATGTAAAAGCAAGAGCAGAACTGGAAGGCATCACGCCATATGCCCTCGGCCGAAGCATCGAGGAAATCAAGGAACAGTATGGAATCAAGACAGTAAGGAAGCTTTCGGATAATGAAAATGTGTATGGCACCTCGCCAAAGGTCCAGAAAGCAATCATGCAGGCATCTGCTAACCTGGCATTATATCCGGACGGAATGACATCAGGAATTATAGAGAAACTGTCCGTACATTATCAATTGGATCAAAAGCATTTACTTGTTTCCAATGGTTCGGAGGAAATCATCCGCCTGCTGACAAGAGCGTATATTGATAAAAATGACGATGCTGTGATGGCTGAGGTCACTTTCCCGAGATATAAAACGAATGTGATGATCGAGGGCGGCAGAGCTGTAACTATACCGATGATTGACGGCAGGCATGACCTCAAAAAAATGCTGGAAGCAATCAGCGAAAAAACGAAGATGGTTTTTGTCTGCAATCCGAATAATCCAACCGGGACGATTGTGGCGAAGCAGGAACTGCTTGAGTTTTTCGGCAATGTACCTTCAAATGTACTGATTATCATGGACGAAGCTTATTTTGAATATGCTGATTCCGAGGAATATCTGGATACGATGCCATTGCTTAAGCAATATGAAAATCTTGTGATCCTAAGGACTTTTTCGAAAATCTACGGCCTTGCCAGTTTGCGTGTTGGCTATGGCATCATGCATGAAGACGTTGCGAAAGAGCTTCACAAAGTCAGGGATGTATTCAATGTCAACCAGCTGGCACAGGCGGCAGCGATGGCAGCGCTTGAGGATCAGTCATTCGTCCAGGACTGTTCAGCTAAAAATAGCGCAGAAAGAGACTTCCTGAAAGGTAAGTTCAAAGAGTTGGAGATTGATAGTTTCCCATCGCAATCCAACTTCTTGTTTGCCTTCACGAATAGGCCGATTATCCAGACGCTGACGGAAAATGGCGTCCTCGTCAGACAGATGCAGCTTTCGGGATACAAGGAAGCATTCAGAATCACCCTCGGCAGCCGTGAAGACCATGAGTTCATCCTCCGGATCGTCAGCCAGCTTTTTCATGAAAGGGCGGTGTAAGCCTTGGAAATAAAAACAGATCAACTTGAATGGAGAGACGCATACAAGCTATTACAAGGCTCTGTCCTGCCACGGCCCATTGCCTTTGTTTCCAGCCACGATGAAAACGGGAACGCCAATCTGGCTCCATTCAGTTTTTTTACTGTCATCAGCGCGAATCCGATGATGGTCTGCTTTTCGCCGATGAGAAGAGGGACTGATGGAGCGAAAAAGGATACTTTGCAAAATATTGAAGCCACAAAGGAGTTCGTCATTAATATTGTCAGCGAGGAATTCGTTCAGCAGATGAATGACTGTGCGACTGAATTTCCTTCAGATGTCGATGAATTCGAGGCATCTGGACTGACCAAGGCTGACAGTATGGCAGTAAAACCATCGCGGGTAAAAGAATCGAAGGTACAATTAGAATGCTTGTTGGATCAGGTCCTCCACTTTGGTGGCGAAGAAGCCGGAGCTGGCAGTCTGGTCATCGGGAAGGTCGTCCATGTACATGTCGAAGATGAACTGTATGAAAACGGACGAATCAATTCGGAAAAATTGAATCCGGTGGGAAGGCTGGCAGGCGCCACATACACTCAGCCGCTGGCAAAAACCTTTGAGCTTCAAAGAAAATAGGTGATTTCATGAAATTCATAACTTTTACGAAAAAAGACGGAACCGTAAGTGCTGGCTGGATCAATTCACGCAATGAAGTTGTCGATATGAATGAAGTATCAAACGGGATGTTGCCTGATAATATACTGGCATTCATCGAAAACCACGAGCAATTTATGGAATACATCGAAAAAAATAAGGGACTGATTGAGACAGGCAATGGTTCTTATCTTCTGGAAG
This portion of the Mesobacillus sp. S13 genome encodes:
- a CDS encoding ABC transporter permease; this translates as MFTSIFGAFESGIIYAIMALGVYLSFRVLDFPDLTVDGSFVTGAAVAAIMIVNGANPFAATMVAMVAGFIAGCLTGFIHTVGKVNALLSGILMMIALYSINLRIMGKSNVPLLNTDTAMTAVRDFFEKTGIDGFFNGILTAVGLGDSLPRTWGILLFMIVVTLAIKFLTDAFLKTELGLAIRATGDNKRMIRSFSSNTNLMIILGLGLSNAMVAFSGALIAQQGGFADVGMGIGMIIIGLASVIIGEALFGTKSIARTTLAVIGGAIIYRIVVTLALRVEFLEPGDMKLITAIIVIMALTAPKMIDSYKEKKRKVKRQLEHMKMSAVPSEGKGEAGAALKSDS
- a CDS encoding ABC transporter ATP-binding protein: MLHLNQIHRVFNEGTPDEKIALDNINLTLEKGDFVTVIGSNGAGKSTLMNVISGVMIPDHGQVELDSKDVTYMSEYNRSKLIGRVFQDPMAGTAPSMTIEENLAIAYSRNKRRSLRRGVTKKRRELFQEVLESLHLGLENRLNAKVGLLSGGERQALSLLMATFTEPSILLLDEHTAALDPARAELITNLTKEIVDKYHLTTLMVTHNMQQALDLGNRLIMMDKGQIILEVNEEQKAKLTIEDLLNEFQRIRGTKLASDRALLG
- a CDS encoding thioesterase family protein, which produces MRDGLIAGHTASIDVIVTPDMFARFEGKVVHPVYSTVSMVYHMEWVSRQIIIPFLEDHEEGMGGAVTVKHIAPCIEGAEVTVTATVTGLEGNTILTDVKAESKGRLIGLGKVKQVVLPKEKIKELLTGS
- a CDS encoding Leu/Phe/Val dehydrogenase, with product MDMFEQIREHEQVVFCNDEATGLKAIIAIHSTRLGPALGGCRMYPYKSVDDALEDVLRLSKGMTYKCAAADVDFGGGKAVIIGDPTKDKSPELFRAFGQFVESIQGRFYTGTDMGTDPEDFVHALKETNCIVGVDEVYGGSGDSSVPTAQGVIFGLQATSKALWDTDDLSGKSYAIQGLGKVGYKVAEYLLENGADLYVTDINQKAIDQIVQKAKDMGAGIKVVNSDEIYSQPADVFIPCAMGGIINDETIPQLQVKAVVGSANNQLKEERHGHILQEKGILYAPDYIVNAGGLIQVADELYSPNKERVLKKTKAIYNSLLNIYRQAEGEGITTVEAANKFCENRIEARTRRNSFFSHMKRPKWAVRM
- the pdhA gene encoding pyruvate dehydrogenase (acetyl-transferring) E1 component subunit alpha produces the protein MEKDFPIFQVMDQNGNIVSEEYKELVTEERVKKFYSEMVRIRTLDRKSISLQRQGRIGTYAPFEGQEASQVGTALALDSEDWMFPTYRDHGAATVFGHSLRNILLFWNGRNEGCVPPDGKKIFPPAIPIATQIPHAAGAAFAEKQKGTKNAAICYFGDGATSEGDFHEGLNFASVFKSPVVYFCQNNQYAISVPISKQMNSATIAQKALAYDIPGVRVDGNDVFAVFAETEKALERARNGDGPTLIEAMTWRYGSHTTADDATKYRDQGESALKRMETDPLLRLERWLKNEGLFDEAWVKEVEEQAAAEIDAAVQEMEKFPKADPAVIFDYVFEKPTWTIEKQKREYLELIGGEA
- a CDS encoding alpha-ketoacid dehydrogenase subunit beta, with translation MEIALQTKTLTLVQAITDGLDTMLGESKEVILLGEDIGKNGGVFRATDGLQEKYGEDRVIDTPLSEAGFVGAAIGMAVNGFRPVVEIQFLGFIYPAYEQIMTHASRLRMRTMGHFTVPMVIRAPYGAGVRAPEIHCDSTESLFTHMPGMKVVCPSNAYDAKGLMIAAIEDPDPVLFLEPMRSYRSSRNEVPEGKYVVEIGKGKKLTEGEDVTVISWGAMVPVAMKAAEEMNQKGINCEVIDLRTLYPIDKDLVIESVQKTGRTVIVHEAHATGGTGSDLISLINDEAFLYQKAPAERVTGYDTPVPYFGFEDHYLPTPKRVAAAIEKVMKF
- a CDS encoding dihydrolipoamide acetyltransferase family protein translates to MVEVKLHDIGEGMTEADINCYLVKPGDFVKADDPLVEVQTDKMTAEIPAPRSGVIKELLLSPGQTVQVGTTLLIMEDRSGGDHSAEFQKVNDIIKKESQPAEAAIAVLDRPAQVKVPVGVSARLGQILASPYTRKVARENGVNIMEIKGTGPAGRITEEDVLAFVKLREAGVANTSEPGSEQQVPNVSKAGSENLVPKVSEASSELQAPNVSESGSEEQHTVVHKDTMPFRGRRKQIAKKMVQSMYTIPHCTHFEEIDVSELIALRGEIKEAGNSISATAFFIKALSIGLKEFPVFNAKLDEENESIQLLREHHVGIAVDTPDGLIVPVIRNVEKKNLKQIHNEMKRLTKLALDDKLTVKDISGGTFTISNVGPLGGSIGATPIIQHPQTALVSFHKTKKRPVVTDQDEIAIRSIMNLSMAFDHRVADGATAVAFTNRFAQLIENPKLMLLELM
- the hppD gene encoding 4-hydroxyphenylpyruvate dioxygenase, with protein sequence MQEKVMVSGQSTEDFFPVQDVDYLELYVGNAKQAAHFFQTAFGFKVVAYSGLETGNRETASFVLQQRKIRLVVTGTYNDSSRVAQFVKTHGDGVKDIALAVDDVDKAYEGAVKRGAIEIQLPHEVSDEHGTLKKAVIGTYGDTIHTLVERKDYKGIFMPGYVEHESAVPVNDAGFIGIDHVVGNVERMEEWVNYYANVMGFKEMKHFTDKDIVTEYSALMSKVMHNGGRIKFPINEPAEGKRKSQIQEYLEFYNGPGVQHLAILTEDIVSTVAQLRKNGVEFLNTPDSYYEMLSERVGEIDEEIDKLKELSILVDRDDEGYLLQIFTKPIVDRPTLFIEIIQRKGARGFGEGNFKALFESIEREQERRGNL
- the hisC gene encoding histidinol-phosphate transaminase; translation: MNVKARAELEGITPYALGRSIEEIKEQYGIKTVRKLSDNENVYGTSPKVQKAIMQASANLALYPDGMTSGIIEKLSVHYQLDQKHLLVSNGSEEIIRLLTRAYIDKNDDAVMAEVTFPRYKTNVMIEGGRAVTIPMIDGRHDLKKMLEAISEKTKMVFVCNPNNPTGTIVAKQELLEFFGNVPSNVLIIMDEAYFEYADSEEYLDTMPLLKQYENLVILRTFSKIYGLASLRVGYGIMHEDVAKELHKVRDVFNVNQLAQAAAMAALEDQSFVQDCSAKNSAERDFLKGKFKELEIDSFPSQSNFLFAFTNRPIIQTLTENGVLVRQMQLSGYKEAFRITLGSREDHEFILRIVSQLFHERAV
- a CDS encoding flavin reductase family protein, which gives rise to MEIKTDQLEWRDAYKLLQGSVLPRPIAFVSSHDENGNANLAPFSFFTVISANPMMVCFSPMRRGTDGAKKDTLQNIEATKEFVINIVSEEFVQQMNDCATEFPSDVDEFEASGLTKADSMAVKPSRVKESKVQLECLLDQVLHFGGEEAGAGSLVIGKVVHVHVEDELYENGRINSEKLNPVGRLAGATYTQPLAKTFELQRK